One genomic region from Solwaraspora sp. WMMD792 encodes:
- a CDS encoding GntR family transcriptional regulator — translation MTATKHELLRSHLQNLIERELAPDERLPTERELAQEFGVSRMTVRQALERLENERRVYRVRGAGTFVARPAITKSIELTSFSDDMRRRGLTPGSHLRTAESIPAGANVGFALGLSPADEVVHLERVRTADGVPMCIEHTYLSAALVPKLLDRPFDNSLYDLLRDHYHIRLVRAEQSIRATVLDEATATLLQVPAFSPALLVERTAYDQRDRPVERAMSTYRGDRYAFEIEVVRPTTDGTG, via the coding sequence ATGACCGCGACCAAGCACGAGCTGCTCCGCAGCCACCTGCAGAACCTCATCGAACGCGAGCTCGCCCCGGACGAACGGTTGCCCACCGAGCGCGAACTGGCCCAGGAGTTCGGCGTCAGCCGGATGACCGTGCGTCAGGCCCTCGAACGCCTGGAAAACGAGCGGCGCGTCTACCGGGTACGCGGCGCCGGCACCTTCGTGGCCCGACCGGCCATCACGAAGAGCATCGAACTCACGTCATTCAGCGACGACATGCGTCGCCGCGGCCTGACCCCAGGTTCGCACCTACGCACCGCCGAGTCGATACCGGCCGGCGCGAACGTCGGCTTCGCGCTGGGCCTGAGCCCGGCGGACGAGGTGGTGCACCTGGAACGGGTCCGCACCGCCGACGGCGTCCCGATGTGCATCGAGCACACCTACCTCTCGGCCGCGCTCGTCCCAAAGCTGCTCGACCGGCCGTTCGACAACTCGCTCTACGACCTGCTCCGGGACCACTACCACATCCGGCTCGTCCGGGCGGAGCAGTCCATCCGGGCCACGGTCCTGGACGAGGCGACAGCCACCCTGCTGCAGGTGCCGGCCTTCAGCCCGGCCCTGCTGGTCGAGCGGACCGCCTACGACCAGCGGGACCGCCCGGTGGAACGGGCCATGTCGACGTACCGGGGCGACCGCTACGCCTTCGAGATCGAGGTGGTCCGCCCGACCACGGACGGCACCGGCTGA
- a CDS encoding glycoside hydrolase family 43 protein, which yields MVSRRTLLATGASAAVVAGTDILLRGATPALAVPPYGGYVMGYFTESPSSLADNYGLHLAVSTDGLHWTPLNQNNPVVTPTAGTGGLRDPFIMRKQDDTFVVLATDLNGKDFTQQNQYIHIWDSSDLLSFTGYRRVRMHTMPTHTWAPEAFWDSSRGQYGILYSARSGSRDAFYVNYTTDFRTVSAHQLYFDPGFDVLDATMHVGSGMNYLYYKSFTDGRLYGARSGSLAPRSFDRGTYTSGVVNGGIEAPIVVKANDRDEWFLWGDSFSPNNGELYVWRSGDINSNSWTPLGKERYTQPLNAKHPTIAPITTAEQAAMLSRWGAPAWNRIKSYNFPDHLIRHANYAVRIDPYPFDPYADAQWRLRPGLANSSGVSFESVNYPGQYLRHSNYVLGLAANDGSAVFAGDATFYRTAGLADSGWSSFRSHNFSDYYIRHASYVLRIDPLTNSSSAADRADATFQIGY from the coding sequence ATGGTTTCTCGACGCACCCTGCTGGCTACCGGAGCGTCCGCCGCGGTGGTCGCTGGCACCGACATCCTGCTCCGTGGTGCGACACCGGCCTTGGCCGTTCCGCCCTACGGCGGCTACGTCATGGGCTACTTCACCGAGTCGCCCTCGTCGCTGGCCGACAACTACGGTCTTCATCTGGCCGTCAGCACCGACGGTCTGCACTGGACCCCGCTAAACCAGAACAACCCGGTCGTCACACCCACCGCCGGCACGGGCGGTCTGCGCGACCCGTTCATCATGCGCAAGCAGGACGACACCTTCGTGGTGCTCGCCACCGACCTCAACGGAAAGGACTTCACCCAGCAGAACCAGTACATCCACATCTGGGACTCTTCTGACCTGCTGAGCTTCACCGGCTACCGCCGGGTGCGGATGCATACGATGCCGACCCATACCTGGGCACCGGAGGCGTTCTGGGACTCATCAAGGGGCCAGTACGGGATCCTGTACTCCGCCAGGAGCGGCAGCCGGGACGCCTTCTACGTCAACTACACCACGGACTTCCGTACCGTGAGCGCTCACCAGCTGTACTTCGACCCGGGTTTCGACGTGTTGGACGCCACCATGCACGTCGGCAGCGGCATGAACTACCTGTACTACAAGAGCTTCACCGACGGCCGGCTATACGGCGCCCGGTCCGGCAGCCTCGCCCCGCGTAGCTTCGACCGGGGTACGTACACCAGTGGCGTCGTCAACGGTGGTATCGAGGCGCCCATCGTGGTCAAGGCCAACGACCGTGACGAATGGTTTCTCTGGGGTGATTCGTTCTCCCCGAACAACGGTGAACTGTACGTGTGGCGTAGCGGCGACATCAACAGCAACAGCTGGACGCCACTTGGCAAGGAACGCTACACCCAACCGCTCAATGCCAAGCATCCCACCATCGCGCCGATCACCACCGCTGAGCAGGCGGCGATGCTGTCGCGGTGGGGGGCACCTGCCTGGAACCGGATCAAGTCGTACAACTTCCCGGACCACCTGATCCGGCACGCCAATTACGCGGTACGGATCGACCCGTATCCGTTCGACCCTTACGCCGACGCCCAGTGGCGCCTGCGGCCCGGCCTGGCGAACTCCTCGGGAGTGTCGTTCGAGTCGGTCAACTACCCCGGTCAGTACCTGCGGCACAGCAACTACGTCCTGGGCCTGGCTGCCAACGACGGTTCCGCCGTATTCGCCGGCGATGCCACCTTCTACCGGACGGCCGGGCTCGCGGACTCCGGATGGAGCTCGTTCCGCTCGCACAACTTCTCTGACTACTACATTCGCCACGCCAGCTATGTCCTACGTATCGACCCGCTCACCAACTCGTCGAGTGCGGCCGACCGTGCGGACGCCACGTTCCAGATCGGGTACTGA
- a CDS encoding ABC transporter substrate-binding protein: protein MRRESFRRATAAAVAGVLATALGACGGSDGGDDDKVEVVFSYLWAGAEAEALEEVIADFNASQDEIEVRGVSNPDFQKQLTSMSGAQGSFDISDHFGNGVGAWASKGILAPLDDFIEADGLDTDDFVPAAMSQMMYEGQTYSMPIALHAQMLMYNKKLYAEAGIDGPPETTEEWAEQIAKLTKRDADGTITQLGYANAEINTSFTTLGFMFGGAWDDQSGRPTPADPGNVAGLEFYTENIPGTYGVAEVRDFTSGFGEYASAQNPFYVDKVATIIDGEWQSVFIDQYAPNLDWGVAPLPYPAAQPELAGTTQVTTSTLFIPRNAKHPEEAWEFMKYLLSEDAMVRFTLALGNLPARISLLDDPRYDTLPQFSTWLDALRSPNAQSLASTPWSAEYTSDLGQAFDDIAQQRTSPAEGLADVADKASSYAP, encoded by the coding sequence GTGAGACGCGAATCTTTCCGGCGGGCCACCGCCGCGGCGGTGGCCGGCGTACTCGCCACAGCGCTCGGTGCCTGTGGCGGCTCGGACGGCGGCGACGACGACAAGGTCGAGGTGGTCTTCTCCTACCTGTGGGCCGGTGCGGAGGCCGAGGCGCTCGAGGAAGTCATCGCCGACTTCAACGCCAGCCAGGACGAGATCGAGGTCCGAGGGGTCTCCAACCCGGACTTCCAGAAGCAGCTGACGTCGATGTCCGGCGCGCAGGGCAGCTTCGACATCTCCGACCACTTCGGCAACGGCGTCGGGGCCTGGGCCAGCAAGGGCATCCTGGCCCCGCTGGACGACTTCATCGAGGCCGACGGGCTCGACACCGACGACTTCGTGCCGGCGGCGATGTCCCAGATGATGTACGAGGGCCAGACCTACTCGATGCCGATCGCCCTGCACGCGCAGATGCTGATGTACAACAAGAAGCTCTACGCCGAGGCTGGCATCGACGGTCCGCCGGAGACCACCGAGGAGTGGGCGGAGCAGATCGCCAAGCTCACCAAGCGGGACGCCGACGGCACGATCACCCAGCTCGGCTACGCCAACGCCGAGATCAACACATCGTTCACCACGCTCGGCTTCATGTTCGGCGGCGCCTGGGACGACCAGTCCGGCCGGCCCACCCCGGCCGACCCCGGCAACGTCGCCGGCCTGGAGTTCTACACCGAGAACATCCCCGGCACGTACGGCGTGGCGGAAGTCCGTGACTTCACCTCCGGCTTCGGCGAGTACGCCTCCGCGCAGAACCCGTTCTACGTCGACAAGGTGGCCACCATCATCGACGGCGAGTGGCAGTCGGTGTTCATCGACCAGTACGCCCCCAACCTGGACTGGGGCGTGGCGCCGCTGCCGTACCCGGCGGCGCAGCCGGAGCTCGCCGGCACCACCCAGGTCACCACCAGCACGCTGTTCATCCCGCGCAACGCCAAGCACCCCGAGGAGGCGTGGGAGTTCATGAAGTACCTGCTCTCCGAGGACGCCATGGTCCGGTTCACCCTGGCGCTGGGCAACCTGCCGGCCCGGATCTCGCTGCTCGACGACCCGCGCTACGACACCCTGCCGCAGTTCTCGACCTGGCTCGACGCCCTGCGCAGCCCGAACGCCCAGTCGCTGGCCAGCACGCCGTGGTCCGCCGAGTACACCAGCGACCTCGGTCAGGCCTTCGACGACATCGCCCAGCAACGCACGTCGCCCGCCGAGGGACTCGCCGACGTGGCGGACAAGGCCAGCTCCTATGCCCCGTAG
- a CDS encoding sugar ABC transporter permease: MFLLLPMVYAFKLSLYRSTLVQGEVFAAFDNYRQAFADPEFRSGVLRVLVFGLVQTPVMIGLALVLALLVDGVSSRFARMLRLAAFVPYAVPVVIGTLMWGFLYSQNTGPFRFTGIDFVAGDTVLASLGNLVVWQWAGYNMIVLYAALQGVPREIYESARIDGAGAVQVALRIKAPMISAALVLCTVFTIVGTLQFFTEPLILQPLNPGAITNSYTPNVYAYNQAFSYQQYNYSAAISFLLGVVVFVGSYIFLFATRKRSSLR; this comes from the coding sequence GTGTTCCTGCTGCTACCGATGGTGTACGCGTTCAAGCTCAGTCTGTACCGCTCGACGCTGGTGCAGGGCGAGGTGTTCGCCGCGTTCGACAACTACCGCCAGGCCTTCGCTGATCCGGAGTTCCGCTCGGGGGTCTTGCGGGTGCTCGTCTTCGGGCTCGTGCAGACGCCGGTGATGATCGGTCTCGCCCTTGTCCTGGCTCTGTTGGTCGATGGCGTCAGTTCGCGCTTCGCCCGGATGCTGCGGCTGGCGGCGTTCGTCCCGTACGCCGTACCGGTGGTCATCGGCACGCTGATGTGGGGCTTTCTCTACAGCCAGAACACCGGACCGTTTAGATTCACCGGGATCGACTTCGTCGCGGGCGACACCGTTCTGGCCTCGCTGGGGAACCTCGTCGTCTGGCAGTGGGCAGGCTACAACATGATCGTGCTGTATGCCGCGCTGCAGGGCGTGCCGCGGGAGATCTACGAGTCCGCGAGGATCGACGGTGCGGGGGCGGTGCAGGTCGCGCTGCGGATCAAGGCACCGATGATCTCCGCGGCCCTGGTGCTGTGCACCGTGTTCACGATCGTCGGCACCCTCCAGTTCTTCACCGAGCCGCTCATCCTGCAGCCACTCAACCCCGGCGCGATCACCAACAGTTACACACCCAACGTCTACGCCTACAATCAGGCGTTCTCGTACCAGCAGTACAACTACTCGGCGGCGATTTCCTTCCTGCTCGGCGTGGTGGTCTTCGTCGGTTCGTACATCTTCCTGTTCGCCACGCGCAAGAGGAGTTCGCTGCGATGA
- a CDS encoding alpha-L-arabinofuranosidase C-terminal domain-containing protein — MHLARLALDPAAVVAPVNRRTFGTFVEHMGRCVYTGIYEPGHPSADADGFRTDVLALTRELGVTVVRYPGGNFVSGYRWEDGVGPRDQRPRRRDLAWRSIETNEIGIDEFVRWADKADVEIMYAVNLGTRGVQEALDVHEYVNHSGGTHLAELRRANGADKPYGIRMWCLGNELDGPWQLGHKSAEAYGQLAAATARALRAAEPDLELIVCGSSGSTMPTFGSWEATVLEHTYDLVDYVSCHAYYEEHDGDVGSFLACATDMDHFVNSVVATADSIGARLRSKKKIQLSFDEWNVWYLSRFQNQPPVDDWRVAPRVIEDEYNVADAVVVGNLLISLLRHSDRVTAACQAQLVNVIAPIRTEPGGPAWRQTIFHPFARTAALARGDVLRTVVDGPAYQTDRYGAAPVVDAVATYDAATDVVAAFVVNRDQARSVELTIDLSRFGAGAWSVEASTLHDDDIRATNTAGRPDRVGLRTNRQVSTHPGGVRIVLPPVSWTAVQCSSIRSTDGLSDG; from the coding sequence ATGCACCTCGCTCGCCTCGCCCTGGATCCGGCCGCCGTCGTGGCCCCGGTCAACCGCCGCACCTTCGGTACGTTCGTCGAGCACATGGGGCGGTGTGTCTACACCGGAATCTACGAGCCCGGTCACCCGTCCGCCGACGCGGACGGGTTCCGGACCGACGTCTTGGCCCTGACCCGCGAACTCGGTGTCACGGTGGTCCGCTACCCGGGTGGCAACTTCGTCTCGGGGTACCGGTGGGAGGACGGGGTCGGGCCGAGGGACCAGCGCCCCCGTCGACGCGATCTCGCCTGGCGCAGCATCGAGACGAACGAGATCGGCATCGACGAGTTCGTCCGGTGGGCCGACAAGGCGGACGTCGAGATCATGTACGCGGTGAACCTGGGCACCAGGGGAGTGCAGGAGGCTCTCGACGTACACGAGTACGTCAACCACTCCGGCGGCACCCACCTGGCCGAACTGCGACGGGCCAACGGCGCGGACAAGCCGTACGGCATCCGGATGTGGTGCCTGGGCAACGAACTCGACGGTCCGTGGCAGCTTGGTCACAAAAGCGCCGAGGCGTACGGGCAGCTCGCTGCCGCCACCGCTCGGGCGCTGCGCGCGGCGGAACCGGACCTGGAACTGATTGTCTGCGGAAGCTCCGGTTCCACGATGCCGACGTTCGGCTCGTGGGAAGCCACTGTCCTGGAGCACACCTATGATTTGGTGGACTACGTCTCGTGCCACGCCTACTACGAGGAACACGACGGTGACGTCGGGTCCTTTCTCGCCTGCGCCACCGACATGGACCACTTCGTCAACAGCGTCGTCGCCACCGCCGACAGCATCGGCGCCCGGCTGCGTAGCAAGAAGAAGATCCAACTGTCGTTCGACGAGTGGAACGTCTGGTATCTCTCCCGCTTCCAGAACCAGCCGCCGGTCGACGACTGGCGGGTCGCCCCGCGGGTCATCGAGGACGAGTACAACGTCGCCGACGCCGTGGTGGTCGGCAACCTGCTCATCTCCCTGCTGCGGCACAGCGACCGGGTGACTGCCGCGTGCCAGGCTCAACTGGTCAACGTGATCGCCCCGATCCGCACCGAACCCGGCGGGCCCGCCTGGCGGCAGACCATCTTCCATCCGTTCGCCCGAACGGCCGCACTGGCCCGCGGCGACGTCCTGCGTACGGTGGTGGACGGCCCCGCGTACCAGACTGACCGTTACGGCGCTGCCCCGGTGGTCGACGCGGTCGCCACCTATGACGCGGCGACGGACGTCGTGGCGGCGTTTGTCGTCAACCGTGACCAGGCCCGGTCGGTGGAACTCACCATCGACCTGAGTCGGTTCGGCGCGGGAGCCTGGAGTGTGGAAGCGTCGACTCTGCACGACGACGACATCCGGGCCACCAACACCGCGGGACGCCCGGACCGGGTGGGGCTGCGCACCAACCGGCAGGTCTCGACGCATCCTGGCGGTGTCCGGATCGTGCTGCCGCCGGTGTCGTGGACAGCCGTGCAGTGCTCGTCGATCCGGTCCACCGACGGGCTGAGCGACGGCTGA
- a CDS encoding carbohydrate ABC transporter permease translates to MSAPVATTSSPTVRRSRGTVGTHLVMALFVAYFLLPFWWLLVAATKDNDGLFGSEPLWFADLHLVDNLRLLFTQDDGLYLRWMGNSALYAATSGVGATAIAALAGYAFAKLRFPGRNALFALLLGLIMVPATALVLPTYLLMAEVGLVDSVWAVILPSLLNPFGVYLLRVYAHDSVPDEMLEAARIDGAGEFRVFRSVALPAMRPALVTVLLFTMVASWNNFFLPLVMLSDQNLYPLTVGLRSWYLSATIGNGGPALFNVIVIGSLVAIVPLIAAFLLLQRYWRGGLTIGSLR, encoded by the coding sequence ATGAGCGCCCCCGTCGCGACGACCTCCTCGCCGACGGTGCGGCGCAGCCGCGGTACGGTCGGCACGCACCTGGTGATGGCGCTGTTCGTGGCGTACTTCCTGTTGCCGTTCTGGTGGCTGCTCGTCGCGGCGACCAAGGACAACGACGGGTTGTTCGGCTCGGAACCGCTCTGGTTCGCCGATCTGCATCTGGTCGACAATCTCCGACTGCTGTTCACTCAGGACGACGGACTCTACCTACGCTGGATGGGCAACTCGGCGTTGTACGCCGCGACCAGCGGCGTCGGGGCTACCGCGATCGCCGCCCTGGCCGGCTACGCCTTCGCCAAGCTGCGCTTTCCGGGTCGCAACGCGCTGTTCGCGCTGCTGCTCGGCCTCATCATGGTGCCGGCCACGGCCCTGGTCCTGCCGACGTACCTGCTGATGGCCGAGGTCGGGCTGGTCGACTCGGTGTGGGCGGTGATCCTGCCCTCGTTGCTCAACCCGTTTGGGGTGTACCTGTTGCGCGTCTACGCTCATGACTCGGTGCCCGACGAGATGCTCGAGGCCGCCCGCATCGACGGCGCGGGGGAGTTCCGGGTGTTCCGGAGCGTCGCGCTGCCCGCCATGCGACCGGCGTTGGTCACCGTCCTGCTGTTTACCATGGTGGCGAGCTGGAACAACTTCTTCCTGCCGCTGGTGATGCTCAGTGATCAGAACCTCTACCCGCTGACCGTCGGCCTGCGGTCCTGGTACCTGTCGGCGACCATCGGCAACGGTGGACCAGCTCTGTTCAACGTCATCGTCATCGGCTCGTTGGTCGCGATCGTTCCGCTCATCGCCGCGTTTCTGCTGCTGCAGCGCTACTGGCGAGGCGGGCTGACCATCGGCTCCCTCCGATGA
- a CDS encoding family 43 glycosylhydrolase — protein sequence MTRLDRVPRVGSRWRGVRVGVVAGAAVLVLAGTGVVFGLPSASAAPVDTSASYVFVNRHSGKAMDVYDWSTAENAPVNQWARNDLAVQQWQFVDAGGGFYKVRSRHSGKVLELPSAADGTQLVQSTDRGSATQQFRLVDSAGGFVRFVNRQSSKVIDVWEWSTADGGRLAGYADLDGTNQQWQLIRLGGTTPTTPGGTTVPTPPTGTPPPAYPQPGRVSGDVGVHDPTVVNRPDGTYLVAHTGDNIALKTSTDRVTFRNAGMVFPAGAPWTTTYTGGARNLWAPDLSYRNGRYYLYYSASTFGSNRSAIFLATSTTGASGSWTNEGLVVESRTSDNFNAIDPNLIVDDQGRWWLSFGSFWSGIKMIQIDPATGRRLGTAMHSLANYGPGIEAPVMVKRGAWYYLYVSFDRCCQGANSTYRIMVGRSASPTGPFVDRAGRDMLSGGGTQILASHGGINGPGHQAVLADSDGDYLFYHYYANNGAALLGINRIGYDAAAWPYVY from the coding sequence ATGACGAGGTTGGATCGGGTGCCGCGGGTGGGTTCGCGGTGGCGTGGTGTGCGGGTGGGGGTCGTCGCGGGTGCGGCGGTGTTGGTGTTGGCGGGTACGGGGGTGGTGTTCGGGTTGCCGTCGGCGTCGGCGGCACCGGTGGACACGTCGGCGTCGTATGTGTTTGTGAATCGGCACAGTGGTAAGGCGATGGATGTGTATGACTGGTCGACGGCGGAGAACGCGCCGGTGAATCAGTGGGCGCGTAATGATCTTGCGGTGCAGCAGTGGCAGTTCGTGGATGCTGGTGGTGGGTTCTACAAGGTGCGGTCGCGGCACAGTGGGAAGGTGCTGGAGTTGCCGAGTGCGGCGGATGGGACGCAGTTGGTGCAGTCCACTGATCGGGGGTCGGCTACGCAGCAGTTTCGGTTGGTGGATTCGGCTGGTGGTTTCGTGCGGTTCGTGAACCGGCAGTCGAGCAAGGTCATTGATGTGTGGGAGTGGTCGACGGCGGATGGTGGCCGGCTGGCCGGGTATGCGGATCTGGACGGCACCAACCAGCAGTGGCAGCTGATCCGGCTGGGCGGTACGACGCCCACCACGCCCGGTGGGACCACCGTGCCAACTCCGCCGACGGGGACACCACCACCGGCCTACCCTCAGCCGGGCAGGGTCTCCGGAGACGTCGGCGTCCACGATCCCACGGTGGTCAACCGACCCGACGGCACGTACCTCGTCGCACACACCGGTGACAACATCGCGCTGAAGACCTCCACGGACCGGGTCACCTTCCGAAACGCCGGCATGGTCTTCCCCGCCGGGGCCCCGTGGACCACCACGTACACCGGCGGTGCACGTAATCTGTGGGCCCCCGACCTGTCCTACCGCAACGGCCGCTACTACCTGTACTACTCGGCGTCGACCTTCGGCTCCAACCGATCGGCGATCTTCCTGGCGACCAGCACCACCGGCGCGTCCGGGAGCTGGACCAACGAAGGCCTCGTCGTCGAGTCGCGCACCTCGGACAACTTCAATGCGATCGATCCGAACCTCATCGTGGACGACCAGGGCCGGTGGTGGTTGAGCTTCGGCTCGTTCTGGTCGGGCATCAAGATGATCCAGATCGACCCGGCCACCGGACGGCGGCTCGGCACGGCGATGCACAGTCTCGCCAACTACGGCCCAGGCATCGAAGCACCCGTGATGGTCAAGCGAGGTGCCTGGTACTACCTGTACGTCTCGTTCGACCGTTGCTGCCAAGGGGCCAACAGCACGTACCGGATCATGGTCGGCCGGTCGGCCAGCCCGACCGGTCCGTTTGTCGACCGCGCCGGCCGGGACATGCTCTCGGGTGGGGGCACCCAGATTCTCGCCTCGCACGGCGGCATCAACGGCCCTGGTCACCAGGCGGTCCTCGCTGACAGCGACGGTGACTACCTCTTCTACCACTACTACGCCAACAACGGCGCGGCGCTGCTCGGCATCAACCGCATCGGCTACGACGCGGCTGCCTGGCCCTACGTGTACTGA
- a CDS encoding family 43 glycosylhydrolase: protein MFVNRHSGKAMDVYDWSTAENAPVNQWARNDLAVQQWQFVDAGGGFYKVRSRHSGKVLELPSAADGTQLVQSTDRGSATQQFRLVDSAGGFVRFVNRQSSKVIDVWEWSTADGGRLAGYADLDGANQQWQLIRLGGGTARTFTNPIKRNGPDPWLQVHNGVYYLATTTWNSTITMRRSTTLAGLATAPDQVIFNLAGRPNGCCNMWAPEFHLINGPNGPRWYFYYTAGQNVADFNPTQRLHVLESAGTDPMGPYTFKADLGSDWQLDASILTVNNRLYLMGTYNAGGSYGQSLFITPMSNPWTLSGPRVRLSSPTLSWERQTHPVNEGPEPLYHDGRTMIVYSASACWGPDYKLGLLTFTGSDPLNPGHWTKAPNPVFQRDNANGVYAPGHNGFFKSPDGTEDWIVYHANDSAGGGCDMNRSTRAQKFTWNADGTPNFGTPVQLGVTLTAPSGE from the coding sequence GTGTTTGTGAATCGGCACAGTGGTAAGGCGATGGATGTGTATGACTGGTCGACGGCGGAGAACGCGCCGGTGAATCAGTGGGCGCGTAATGATCTTGCGGTGCAGCAGTGGCAGTTCGTGGATGCTGGTGGTGGGTTCTACAAGGTGCGGTCGCGGCACAGTGGGAAGGTGCTGGAGTTGCCGAGTGCGGCGGATGGGACGCAGTTGGTGCAGTCCACTGATCGGGGGTCGGCTACGCAGCAGTTTCGGTTGGTGGATTCGGCTGGTGGTTTCGTGCGGTTCGTGAACCGGCAGTCGAGCAAGGTCATTGATGTGTGGGAGTGGTCGACGGCGGATGGTGGCCGGCTGGCCGGGTATGCGGATCTGGACGGCGCCAACCAGCAGTGGCAGCTGATCCGGCTGGGCGGCGGGACCGCCCGGACGTTCACCAACCCGATCAAGCGCAACGGGCCCGACCCGTGGCTCCAGGTGCACAACGGCGTGTACTACCTGGCCACGACGACGTGGAACTCGACGATCACCATGCGCCGGTCCACCACCCTCGCTGGGCTGGCGACGGCCCCGGATCAGGTGATCTTCAACCTGGCCGGCCGGCCCAACGGCTGCTGCAACATGTGGGCACCGGAGTTCCACCTGATCAACGGACCTAATGGACCACGGTGGTACTTCTACTACACGGCCGGGCAGAACGTGGCCGACTTCAACCCGACGCAACGGCTGCACGTACTCGAGAGCGCCGGGACCGACCCGATGGGACCGTACACGTTCAAGGCCGATCTGGGCAGCGACTGGCAGCTCGACGCGAGCATCCTGACGGTCAACAACCGGCTCTACCTGATGGGTACGTACAATGCCGGCGGCAGCTACGGGCAGAGCCTGTTCATCACGCCGATGAGCAACCCCTGGACGCTGAGTGGCCCACGGGTCCGACTGAGCTCCCCCACCCTGTCCTGGGAGCGCCAGACCCATCCGGTCAACGAAGGGCCGGAGCCGCTGTACCACGACGGGCGCACAATGATCGTCTACTCGGCGAGTGCCTGCTGGGGTCCGGACTACAAGCTCGGCCTGCTCACCTTCACCGGCAGTGACCCACTCAACCCGGGGCACTGGACAAAGGCACCGAACCCGGTGTTCCAGCGCGACAACGCCAACGGCGTCTACGCTCCCGGGCACAACGGGTTCTTCAAGTCGCCCGACGGCACCGAGGACTGGATCGTCTACCACGCCAACGACTCGGCTGGCGGCGGCTGCGACATGAACCGGTCCACCCGAGCTCAGAAGTTCACCTGGAACGCGGATGGTACCCCCAATTTCGGCACGCCTGTCCAGCTCGGGGTCACTCTTACCGCTCCCTCAGGCGAATGA
- a CDS encoding sugar ABC transporter permease, with amino-acid sequence MPRRSTTSRRQLRLGLAFASPWLVGFVVLILGPIVASGYYSFTDFNLFQPPTFVGVDNYRTMVGDERFTKALFNTLYLTVFGVPLALALSLGFALALNSRVRGLPLYRAIVYLPTIIPIVVSVYVWRWLLNAQYGYFNRILGLLHLPQPNWLEDPTFTKPAIILIGLWMVGGTTVIYLAALKDVPSETYEAALVDGAGPWQRFRAVTWPAISPVTLFQLIVGLITSLQLFTQPYLLAQTRLNAAAGGPDDSLLTYGMYVYQNAFVFLKMGYASALAWVLFLVTLAVTAVLMLTSRRWVHYG; translated from the coding sequence ATGCCCCGTAGGTCCACGACCTCGCGACGCCAGCTCCGGTTGGGGCTGGCGTTCGCGAGCCCCTGGCTGGTCGGCTTCGTGGTGCTGATCCTCGGACCGATCGTCGCGTCCGGGTACTACAGCTTCACCGACTTCAACCTGTTCCAGCCGCCGACCTTCGTCGGCGTCGACAACTACCGCACCATGGTCGGTGACGAGCGGTTCACCAAGGCACTGTTCAACACGCTGTATCTGACCGTGTTCGGCGTACCGCTCGCGCTGGCGCTGTCGCTGGGGTTCGCCCTGGCGCTCAATTCGCGGGTACGCGGCCTGCCGCTGTACCGGGCCATCGTCTACCTGCCGACGATCATCCCGATCGTGGTCAGCGTGTACGTCTGGCGTTGGCTGCTCAACGCCCAGTACGGCTACTTCAACCGGATCCTCGGCCTGCTGCACCTGCCGCAGCCGAACTGGTTGGAGGACCCGACGTTCACCAAGCCGGCGATCATCCTGATCGGGCTGTGGATGGTCGGCGGCACGACCGTCATCTACCTGGCCGCGCTCAAGGACGTGCCGAGCGAGACCTACGAGGCGGCGCTGGTCGACGGGGCCGGGCCGTGGCAGCGGTTCCGGGCGGTGACCTGGCCGGCGATCAGCCCGGTGACCCTGTTCCAGCTGATCGTCGGGCTGATCACCAGCCTGCAGCTGTTCACCCAGCCGTACCTGCTGGCGCAGACCCGGCTCAACGCGGCTGCCGGCGGCCCCGACGACTCGCTGCTGACCTACGGGATGTACGTGTACCAGAACGCGTTCGTGTTCCTGAAGATGGGCTACGCGTCGGCGCTGGCCTGGGTGCTGTTCCTCGTCACGCTCGCGGTCACCGCGGTCCTGATGCTCACCTCGCGGCGATGGGTTCACTATGGATAG